Within the Mobula hypostoma chromosome 17, sMobHyp1.1, whole genome shotgun sequence genome, the region cagcaaaGGGAATTGAACACTGCTTGAGTAAAGTgcagcacagcagttagcataacataTTGTAACATATTCAGGTTTATTACCGATGGGGGCAGCTCAGCTTTTGAGTTCCTTGGTTATAACTGATGAATTAGCAGCCTGGTGATGGTCAATCAATGTCACTTTATCTTCCACCCTTTCTGTGACATTTAACACTGTCGTGCTTTTAAATGTCAAATAAAGCAAAGCTCTTATCTGGCAGCACTTTCAGTCTCAGTAGAGAAACATTTCAAGTAGATTGCACCTCttaaattttctgcagcttcttttgaggATTCCTAACATAATAATATGAAACAGGAGCTTATGTTAGGGCTGATCTTGGGATGACAGACTTTGGGAATCCACCCAGCTTTGtgctggatgctttcctggttCCCGTGGTTGAATGAAGAATGGATTCTTGACTCCCTCAGTCTTGCTTCCTCTATCATTTGTCATCCTAACTGAATTCCTCCTGGTTCTTTCTTCCTTATAAACCACGTTATTGTGCCTCTAGCTAACCCACACTGTTAAGACACTCGGAGATGATGAATACAAGATTGGTTTAACCTTTTTTTGTTACCTCCGCAATAATGACTTGCAGCTCAATTTGCATGACAGCTTTCACCTCGACAAAAAGGTGATAAACTTTAGATGCTGAAATCAGAAGTGAAATCAGGAAATGTTGGAAGTTCTCTGCAGGTTAGGGAGCAACCTTGGAGAGAGGAATAGAGTTAAAATGTCAAGTTGATAACACTCCATTAGAATTGGGGAAACGTAAAGATACATAGCTTTTAAGATGTTAGAAAAGGAGAAAATAGAGGTGGTCAGAAGAGATTAaacgacaaaaaaaaaatcaccaactGGCATCTTGTTTCCTGCAAGAACTCCAATTTTTCTGCTAATTTGCTTGATCGGCTTTTGTATTCCACAGCATTAGACCAGGGTGATGCTTTTGTACGTTGaatgaaattgaaaaaaaatcgGTATAAATTGGACAGTTGCATAATCTCAAACCATTATTAAGGTGGTTGCCAGATAATACCAGCTACGTAATAATCAAAAAATTAAAGTTGATGCTATTAGCTCTCTGAATTTTGGTTACATttaaaaatgctgaaaattttGCATTCGCAGCATCAATCATGAACAAATACACAGAAGAATCTCAACAATCTATTAAATTGATAAGTACTCTTCaaataaaaaaacacagaatgcaaattctatttttatttttttaacaaTTTTTTTCATTGCAGCTCCGTCCAAAAAACTGCACTGCTATGTTTGGTGAGCATCAAAACTTTTTAAGCTGAGGAGTGAATACTTATTTCAAGAATCTGATACTCCTTCACTTCACTGGAGGTGGCAAGAACATTGCACTGAACACATATTACACGGCAGCTGTTTCTACATAGAATTGTTGAATAACAATGGATTACTTCCTTAGTATTGATTAAAATGGGCAATCAGTGTTGCCAAAAGACAAGCTTCCAAAATGAGCCGAGATCAAAAGCTGAACAAGAAGCTTTACTGAGTGTCTCCAAAACCAGTTCGTTCAGGACAAGTGATGATAAGGAGCATATGATTCTTCCACCAGAGTCAGCAGACAGTAAAGATTTGACAGATCCAAAAAGCAGAGCTGTCTACGTTGAGATTTGTAAAGCTACTGCGGCCTCAGCAAAAAGGCAAGTTTACTTTCTTTTCAGTTCTGCTGATTTCCCTGTTTTCATCAGTTTCAGGACTGTTTGAATACTAAATTAATCTAACGTGCTCCTTCCTAGCTTTCTAATATAAACCATCATAGAAGTAATGTCTTTACTACAGTGACCCAGGTTGGATCTGAATTTcaagctgtctgtgtggagtttgaatgttcttacTTTGGCTGATTGGGTTTCTtctaggtgctccaatttcctttcaCGTCACAACGACGTGAGCCATTGAGTACTTCAGCTGGAAACAGGCCGTTCGCCCCGTTTTGTCCATGCCTGCCAGGAAGCTTGCGGCTGGATAGATTAACATGCCACTGTAAACTGCTAGTGTGTGGTAGAATGGGTGGGGGTTGGGAAAttggggaaaataaaatgggTTTGAGTACAATTAGTAAAAGTCAAAGATATAAGACTGtagatgctgcaatctggagcaaAAGCGAAACAATGAAGATGCAGCAATTtatacagcatctgtggaggcaaaaggatgGTCTGTGTTTAGGTCCAAGACACTGCATCAGTTCGCCTGCCtctcaagtgcagcctgactctctgagttcctccagtagttttttaaaatataaaacttGGTAGTTTGGTGGGTGAaagtcctgtttccatgctgtatttctttATGACCATAAGGTTGGGTTTTGAATGTTGACAGGGAGCTGAGAGGGGTCGGTGGCAGGGTAGCAGACACCTTGGAATGCTCACATCCTGTTTTAATGGAGGTAAGATGCTCAGGGTGACCAGTTGTAGGAAGCTGGCGCTTGAGATGCAGGTGGAAGTTTGAGAGTTGCCCATTAGTGAACTCTCATGTGAGAGTCCTTGACTGGCACACAAAATTCTGTGTGGAGCTGTCAGCAGTTGCCTGTGAAATCGCCAGCATTTCTTGAGGAAAATCATCAGTCATCAGATGTCCTGGTGACAGGGAAGAATTTGAAGAAAATGTGGTGACTTTTGATAAGGAATATGAAAAGAGTGTGAAGCTGAAATTAATACAAATTGTACTTCTATGTTGGGGAGAAAGTGATTGGTCAAAGGAAACCCTAAAGGATTTCTGTGttttgcaaattaaaaaaaatagaaaaagatgCACGAATTGCATCACTGCATTAGAAGAGACTAGCACCCCAATCCACCGAGGGGCTAAAATTACTGTAAGCAAAGTAACATCTATGAATAAAAGAACCCCAGCACCAGAAGTTCCCATCCCAGGGAAAAAAGAAGTTGGCATTTGCAAAGTTTTTGCCTAACTGTTGGAGAAAGTTTAAACTAATGAGGGCAACTTAATGATATATCTAGGAAATTGAGCGGTGGGAGATAGAGAATAGGGATAATGGCCAGCTACTCAAATTGTGAAAGGTGGCATCTGATTAATGATCTATGTTTCAGACTTGTCAAATATTTAAAGATGACTTGATGAAATAAAAATCTGTGTATCCCAGCTGACTGTTGACCTAAAAAAAGATACTGAAGTTGAATCCTTGTCAAAGTCATTCAAAAAAAATCCaagaagtatttttaaaaattcacaaaTCAAAGCACTAACATGAGCAGAGGGATGTTCACAATTAAAATTGAATTATTGAAAACAAACTGTTAACATTACTCCTGTTAGTTGCTTTGCCCCATTGGCTTCAATGATGCCATTCTGCTTTGGCACACACTTACAAACACATTTTTTGCCCAAAGGGCTGGTAGGTCTGAATTGCCTTCATACACTGTATGAGAGTTGATTGGGGAAGCATAAGCTACAGGGGAAGATATTGCCGTCAACTCAAGTCATTTTCATTAATGGACATCGAGACTTCCCTTACAGAAGTTGAATAAAGTGCTGGCGGCCAGAGAGAGGGGATCAGCTTTATTAAATAAGAAAATTGGTAAAACAGGGAAATTGATTTAATGGAAGACAAAtttgagatcatccactttggactGGGAAATGAATAATACTAGCGCTTTCTGAATGGTGATAAGCTGGGAGTGCATAAAATTAGAAGCGACTTGGAGGAGAGGGCTAATGTatataaatcattaaaatataatgGGCAGTTATGGGGCAGAGAGTCAGCCAAATTGGTTAACAAAtacaagcacacacaaaatgttgggggatctctgcaggtcaggcaacatctatggaaaaagttgacgttttgggcctagacacttcagcaggactggaaaaggattAAGAAGGTTGGGATCAGGGAAGGAATATGGGCAGCCAGGTGACGGACATTTTGTTTGttgttatgtgtagtttttcattgattccattgtgtttctttgagtTTACTTTGAATCCCTGTAAgaaaatctcagggtggtataccatgacatatacatactttgattaaaagatttaactttgaactttgaagcttcaTTTTCAGATGAAGTGTAAATGATAGgtgttttaatttttaaaattaagactgataaatattttaaaactagATATAAAAAGGGAGTTGGAGGAAAGATTGTTTGGCAGTTTAGTCGCAGATAAGTGTGGGGGCTTGTTGAGCGGTAGAATGTTTTTTTCCCTATGCATATTTGCTTTTGGTATTACAGGTCGAcattcactaatccgactacctgtaatccggttccttcaataatccgcactgatttcaaattttccgcacgactgtaatttcaaattttccgggCCGCTGTACCAACCTGCTGCacattgttttggttgcgctagatctgttcacgtgttggtgcgctcttgtaagcacagacaggcgattcctgcttgttttcctgcatttattaatatcatttgcgtGAAGTGCAGCCGCCCAGCACCCACCCGTCTCACCTGCCAGCGGCGGGGGGAGCTGGCACGTGCTGGGTCGGTCCACCTTCTTGCCCGCCTGCCCTCCGGTGTCGCCCGGCCGGTGCTCAGTTCTCTTCTGCCTATGACCTTAGATCAGGCGTGGCGAcccgctgaatttaagcatattactaagtggaggaaaagaaactaatgagaattccctcagtaactgcgagtgcaacgtagtctttggggtaactgcaagtctgtgtctttgctatcgcttagctcatgcttgagtgctggtagtgggtgTGCTTTATTTTTTGCCTGTGGGGacgggggattgttgctcgctgccacctgcgcatggggggggggaatcttaggggttctaacatttaagtgttgttcattctttggggcactcctctgttttcgtaggtggtcgtgaagaaaaagcatttcaggatatatattgtatatgtttctctgacattaaatgaacctttgaatcctttgctATTTTAAAAGTatgatgaggcggttagctattggttaatgtgatccttctataattcggcattttcactaatccggtactcctcaggtcccagtggtgccagATTATAGAAGGTCGATCTGTACTAGATTGTCAGACATTGAAATATCGAATTTAGACCAAGACAAATAATGATTGGGTTGAATTGTTGGGAGCAAAGTAACAATAAAATCCATTTCATTATTGGGAAGGACGGAGTTGTGAAGTAATAGTCAAAGGAATGTAGTGTGTACAACTTAAAGCAAAAATTACTTTGGCTGTATTTTGTGTGCTTTATTATTAATGGCTTTTTTCAGTGTGCAGCAGGTTGGAGTTGAAAGTGACTTTAAGGAACCTGCCAGTAAAGTCCAGGATACTAATCTCAAGTCAGAACTTAAACCAGTACATGTTTTGAATGATCTTATGAGTATGGAAGATAAGAAGACTGGTTTAAATGCAGAGAAAAGTACAAGGTAAAATAAATGCTATTCACCTTTTTCCAGGCCTACATGGGCTAGTTATTTCAATAATACAAGTCCCGCAGTCAGTATTTTCTTAGACCATTGAGACTACAAATTTGCCTGTTCACTATTTCAGAGGTTCTTGGTAAACAAAGTTTTTAGATGATTGAACACAACCTGAATTATTTACCATATGGTTGTGTGAATTTGTTACTGACTTGGGCTTATTGCAAACGTAGTTTTAATCACTTCCTTACTAATAAATTGTACAGCTTACTTTCATCTTTGGCTTTAGATGCCAAACTCTAATCTGaatgtgaattgaattgaccatTTTTATTCCTCTAATGCTTACAAGTAAGTCCCATTTATTAACTTTCTTGGTGTCTGAGTTCACAGTTAAACTACAGCCAGTGTGCAGAATGTCCGGAAGTGTAAAATATTGAAACTATATGAAAATATACGTTTCATATACGACTgtgcacaacttcaggattgaaggatgtccatttagaacagagatgcagagaaattactttagtctgagggtggtaaatctgtggaatttattgccacgagcagctgtggaggccaagtcattgggtgtatttaaagcagagataggtccttgattagccggggcattaaagggtatggggagaaggcaggggagtggggatgactggaagaattggatcagcccatgattgaatggcagagcagactcgatgggctgaatggcctatttctgctcccatgtcttatggttttaaaataATCTCAGTCAATTCTGTCTATAAACAGCAAGatggaaagagaaaataaacTATTTGAAATGTGACTGATCTTTCTCAGGGACAGGGATGTATAATAGTTATTTCCAGTAGATGTAAATTGCTATATTAAGTAGGAATTTACATCTATCAGAAATAACAATTATTATCTATTAAGCATTTAGCTATGACATTAATTTATCTATTAAACATTTAcattattgtaaaaaaaaaatcattctttaTTATGAAGCAGAAAACTTCTGAGCTGTAGAATTTCCTTTCAGTAGGAGACACTGGTAGTGGCCATTGCTGCCAAAAATGACCCATATTCACAATAACTTTGAGTGGAAAGGTGTCATTTAACACATTGATCAACTTGGGGTTTAATTTTTTTGACTTAAAAATGAGTTGATGAGGAAAGGATAGCACAATGATTAAAATATTGGAAGTTCTTAATCTGATTCATTAATGAAactggtattggaattggttgattattgtcacatgtacccagATATTGTGGAAAAACctattgcatactgttcatacagatccaagcattaaacagtgcattgaggtagaacaagtcaaatcaataacaatgcaaaatgaagtgtcacaactacagagaaagtgctgtacgggtaaacaataaagtgcaagatcataacagggttgattgtgaggtcaggGAGCCATTTAATAGCCTCATTACAGCAGCGTAGAaactggtggtacatgcttttgggctttttaaaaattcttctgcctgatgggagaagagagaatatctgggatgggtggggtctttcatgatgctgactgctttactgagagaGTGAGAAGTACAGAGAGCGATGTATTGATaaagtccatagaggggaggctggtttctgagatgtgctgagctgtgtccacagttcTCCTCAGTTCCTTGCAGTCAGATACAGAACAGTTACCAAACTGCAGCACACACTACAAATGTGTAGTAATTGGGTATTTGTATTGCTCGTGCATAAtcctaattgtgttttttttttccaaacccAGGTGTGACGTATCTGAAAAAACTGAACAAGAGATCAAGGTTAAACAGAAAACAGTGCAAACTTATGAAAGCAACCAAGTGTTAGATTCTGCGTCCCAAGAATGCAAGAGGGACCACTTAGCAGATTTTtcagagagagagaacttgtaTAACTTGGAAGATCCTGAAAAGCAGACAAAAAGAGCCAAACTATCCCAATATGAAAGGTGGGTTCTCTTGTTCAAGTTCCGTGACTACAGAATTAATTTCCCTTTCTATTTGAAGATTTGATATGCTTTCCAAAACCACTTCGAAGTGATTCCAGGCTGAGTTTGATCTTATTTTTCGATCAGAATATAAAATAAAGAGGCAGATGTGCTAACGAGAGATCCTTCATTCCATCTAACGCGCGTTCTGCTCAACAGGTTCAGAGAGTGGAAACGTGGCGCTTCAAAGTAACAAGCAAGGAATCAAGTCAGCATTGCATTCTGATTGCTGTCATGGTCTGCTTACACTGCCCACGGGCAGAAGCTGGGTGTGCATTTGCTAACTCCTTCACCAGTGAGTGTTCACAACATACTGTGTTGGAAGAGTACCTGAGCACCAGAGATAATATTTTTGAACCTCGGAAGGCCTTCCTTCAGGCATACAAAGTCCTTTAGAATCTCATTCTCTGATACTTAATCTGCTGAGTAAGATTTAATATTACTACATCtgtggttttttttccccctctctaggTTATTCAAGTTGTCCTTTCTGCTTGGTTGTAGAAACTTGCGTTTATTGGCTcaacctgtgagtcggctagggtgatatactgcgtccggtgctcccgatgtggccttctatacattggcgagacccgacgcagactgggagatcgtttcgctgaacacctacgctctgtccgccagagaaagcaggatctcccagtggccacacattttaattccacgtcccattcccattctgatatgtctatccatggcctcctctactgtaaagatgaagccacactcaggttggagtctgggtagcctccaacctgatggcatgaacattgacttctctaacttccgctaatgccccacctccccctcataccccatccgttatttatttatatacacacattctttttctctctctcctttttctccctctgaccctctcaccataccccttgcccatcctctgggctttctttCCCCCCCTCCtcgttttctttctccctaggcctcctgtcccatgatcgtctcatatcccttttgccaatcaactgtccagctcttagctccattcctccccctcctgtcttctcctatcatttcagatctccccctccccctcccactttcaaatctcttgctcttctttcagttagtcctgacgaagggtctcggcccgaaacgtcaactgtacctcttcctagagatgctgcctggcctgctgcattcaccagcaactttgatgtgtgttgctgtgttgcttgaatttctagcctctgcagaattcctggtgtttatTGGCTTATGCTATTTTTGCTTTGCATGGGATCTGTTGATCTGAAAAACCATCATTTGAAATGAAATGGTCATACTTTAGTGGGGAAAATCCTGTGCCATTTAATGAAACATACACTCAGGGGCCACACTATTAGTTACAGCactggaacccagtgtggtcttctgctgctgtagcccatccatctcgacgtttgacatgttgtgcattcagcgatgctgttctgcatgccactgttgtaacgcgtggttatttgagtttctgttaccttcctgtcagcttgaaccagctggGTCGTTCTCCTTTAACCTCTTTATTCCTAACAAAGCGTTTTCCCCCACAGATCTGCTGcccattggatgttttttttttctcgcaACATTCTCtaaactcgagagactgttgtgcatgaaaatcccaggagatccacagtttctaagatactttaagcccccccccccgcccccgatctggcatcaacaatcattcacggtcaaagccacttacatcacattgcttccccattctgatgtccaaacagcaactgaaactcttgaccatgtccgcatgcttttatgtattgagtttctGCTATGTGCTTAGCTGATTATGACCTAGTGATATGAGTGTATAATTTGTGTATTAAGTTTGAATCAAGAGCCTGAATCACAACTGCAAGCTGGACGGAAATAAAGAGTTGTTGTTGTTGCATGGTTTTGATATATTGTAATGTTTTGCTGGCTTTTGTGTTAACAGTGATCATCAACacgaccttggtcagacccaggCAACATTGCCTAGAGATGAAAGCACAGCAAAAACTTTGGGGATTGGACAGTTGGGCTGTTTAACCGAAGGGATAAGAAACTACCAGAAAAGTGAAGAACCAGTCAGTATAAGTCCGAAAGCTTTTCCAAAAGAACCTGGTTCATCAGAACTGCGAGATAACGCCTTCAACAATGAATTAGCTGTTGTTACAAATACTGAAATGCATATTAGCTGCATTCAGGAAGGAAATGATAGGTATGTTGCAACTTGCATTTTGCTTCAGCATTTGCCAGGGTGCAGATCAGAAAATTTTCTAAATTGACTCCAAATCGAGTTAAACTTTTTGAATAGCacagtgtggaattcattgaatgTCCTCTTGTATGGTAGAACAGATAGGTAAATCCTGAACTCTATCTtgaggatgattttttttttgtttaattttcatATGAAAATAAGTCGGCAATGAGTCTGTTTGTGCAGCTTGGAGAGGAAGAGGAAAAGGAAATTGTCACTGTATTCTTTCTTCGTGTTCACAATTGATCTTAAACCtctcaccttttttttttaaatttgctgtGCAGTGGAATGGTTCCTGACATTCACTTACTTTCCAGCATGGGCTAGATCATATTGAATTCCTTTAAATACTTTTTTAGTTACAGTGAAATTCTGTTACAGTGTTCACTTGAATAAAAGTGATCTGTCCTTACTTGCTACTCAACCAACTCTAGCTTTCATTCTTGTGGtgtttgttcaaagtaaatttattatcaaagtacatatgtcactatatacgaacctgagattcattttcttatgggcattcacagtaaataagacctttgacaaggtgccacacatgaggctgcttaccaagttaagagcccaggaaagttactaacatggttagagcattggctgataggtgggaagcagtgaatgggaataaaaggatccttttctggttggctgccagtgacttgtgatgTTCCACGGGGGTTGGTGTTgcaactgcttctttttatgctgtatatcaataatttagatgatgaggtagatggctttgttgtcaagtttgcagatgatatgaagattggtggagggcaagtagtgttgaggaaacaggtaggctgcagaaggactgagacagattaggagaatgggcaagaaagttgcAAGTGaattgcaatgttggaaaatgcatggtcatgcactttgatagcagaaataaatgtgcagactattttctaaacggggtgaaagtccaaaaatcagagatgcagaggaacttgggttGTTCGCACAAGTATTCccaaaggttaaccttcaggttgaatcagtgatgaggaaggcaaatgcaaagatagcattcatttcaagaggtctagaatacaagagcagggatgcaatgctgaggccttctggtgaggcctcgccttgagtattgtgaacagttttgggctcctcatctaagaaaagatgttctggcattggagagcgttcagcggaggttcacaaggatgatcctgggaatgaatgaGTTATTGTGTAAGGAAATATGAtgggtctgggtctgtacttactggaatttagaaggatgggtggggtggaggggaatctcattgaaaccttttcaatgttgaaaggcttagacagagtagatgtggaaaggatgtttcccatggtgagggaatgtaggacaagagggcacagcctcagtatagaggggtgtccatttaaaacagagctgtggagaaatttctttatccacaaggtggtgaatttgtggaatttgttgccatatgcagctgtggaggccaggtcactgggtgtctttaaggcagaggttgataagttcttgattggacatggcatcaaaggttacggggagaaggctgggaaatggggttgaggaggagatagaaaaaaggatcagccatgtttgagtggcagagcagacttgatgggtcaagtggcctaattctgctgctaacGTCTTATGGttcaaatacaaagaaatacaatagaatcaatgaaagaccacacccaacaagatAGACTGACAACCAGtacacaaaagacaacaaactgcaaatataagaaaaaaaagtaataataaataaacaataaatattgataacatgagatAGAGTTGTTGAAATtgagtccctaggttgtgggaacagttcagtattggGATGAGTGAAGCTCTATGAAGTTAATctgtctggttcaagagcctgatggttaaggggtattaactattcctgaacctggtggtgtgaatcctgaggctcctgagccttcttccttatggcagcagttagaagagagcacggcctggtgGGGTTCATTGTGTTGACCATACTTTACTTTAAAACTCTACCTTTTATTAAAAAGAACTAAATTAACAAATGCAATAAGTAGTTAATATAACTCTGGTTTGCACAGTTTCACTTTAT harbors:
- the LOC134357877 gene encoding uncharacterized protein LOC134357877 isoform X2 — translated: MGNQCCQKTSFQNEPRSKAEQEALLSVSKTSSFRTSDDKEHMILPPESADSKDLTDPKSRAVYVEICKATAASAKSVQQVGVESDFKEPASKVQDTNLKSELKPVHVLNDLMSMEDKKTGLNAEKSTRCDVSEKTEQEIKVKQKTVQTYESNQVLDSASQECKRDHLADFSERENLYNLEDPEKQTKRAKLSQYESDHQHDLGQTQATLPRDESTAKTLGIGQLGCLTEGIRNYQKSEEPVSISPKAFPKEPGSSELRDNAFNNELAVVTNTEMHISCIQEGNDREEDLYRDEDEIEKDKSQKLLEESQFAVVAAERSTIEPNMDIMEYCTREWKGNTAKAELMRKAYEAVCENFKSIRRVRGDNYCALRATLFQALKNVEHLPCLQQDDLEQIPDKLIDASYVWIKQWHFVIEDSRSENPVNVLKEYLTTLKEKLPIGCL